The Dermacentor silvarum isolate Dsil-2018 chromosome 3, BIME_Dsil_1.4, whole genome shotgun sequence region CCTGCAATCGCTGGTGTTTTGTACAGGACAATCCATTTCACTGTCTGATACCTTTAGGACCGTCAAGCATCGAGCCAAGAATGGATGAGCTCACACTGGACCATCTCCTACGATGGATAGAATTGTGAGACAGCGGATAAAGCAGAAAATGAAGACAAGCTTGAGGAAATTGTCAATGATGTTCAGCATGAGTCAGAGTTCCATTAGAAACATCGGAAAACACTTTCTGGCCTTACGTTCAATCATACTCCAGAAGACGCACGCTTTCGATTACCTTATGCCGTCAAATCACCTtcagaagtgctttatttttcTCTAACCTTTCTCTCTGGAACACCAGCATGCCGTGTTGTTCTCTGACGAGAAAAAATTGTGGGGCCGAGAAATtaatatggggacggattacgagtgaagctgtttaggctgcatacatagTCCAGAAGACGCACGCTTTCGATTATCTTATGCCGTCAAATCACCTTCAGAATTGCTTTATTTTTCTCTAACCTTTCTCTCTGGAACACCAGCATGCCGTGTTGTTCTCTAACGAGAAAAAATTGTGGCGCCGAGAAATTAATATGGGGACAGATTACgagtgaagctgtttaggctgcatgcATTATCGAATCATACACTTTTTTCATACGTCAACACACTACGCCGACACCGAGCTTTGCTGCCCGCTTTGCCAAGTGAAACGCCATAATATCGCGGCTCGCTGTTCGCTTGCAAATGCGAATTAAAAAGACGTGCCCGCGGAAGCTATCGACAAAGAGGCGAAATGCGAAGAATAAAAAATTCTGCAGAGGCACTTAGGACAGCTTACGTGAAGGAATGCAAAAGAATCATAATTCCTTTGGTAAAACCTTTAGTCGTAGAGATGGCTGCGACCTGACGTGTGCattcacgcacgcactaggcagacctttagtcagccagaaccgtggagcaacCAAAATTGCGTCggggaagcatgctcgtctcgcaATCCAaaagcccgggttcgattcccacccagacctaaatgcaccaaattttcttttcaatacGATTAGTTCGCTTTTTGTACAGGAATCTCGCTGCGAAATTTGAGGTGAATCCGAACATATTTTACTTGTTTTTTGACTCTGTGCCACCGgccattcctgtccacgcgccgtgatACGCGCGTAAGCCGGCTAGGGTACTGGGGACGCATGCGGCGGATGCATACGGGAGCTACACGTAAAGaatttcgctgtaaaaagttCACCAGTGAACAACTTTCAGCTGCAAAAATAAAAGAATACTGGTTTTATTGGTCAAAGAAGCGAATGATTATGGTTCCCATGTTAGTCGTAAGAAATACTTGGCCTCGGTCGTAGTATAAGCCGGAGGTGTCCTTGATTGACAAGCCACCGTTGGTTTAGATCTACCAGGGAGTCGAAGTGAACAATCAAACTACCGTAAAGACACTCTGAATAAGGTTGCTGGAGCCACTCTTACCTCAAAGGTTGACTGTGGACGTTCCAGCAAGATTCTGTGCGTGCTCACAGGGTTTAGCAGTGCGTCAGCACTAAGTTTGCGAACTTCAGTCTGCGAAAGCAGCCTTTCTGTTCGTGTTACATATATTCAGaaacatttctttgtttttttgtgctTGAGTGCACGGACTGCGCTTCTTACCCCCTAAATTCTAATCACTTGCAACGTGCTCGTCGGAAGGCATGGGACAAAATCAATGACCGATATCTGCGTTTCATAGTTGATGCATTAGCGAAGCGTCTGAAGGCTTGCACCAAGGAAAAGAGAAGACTCTTCGAATTAAGAccacttttttttcaatttttaacGTTTAAAAAATTTTCGGCTAAGTTATCCATCCATATCTCAATTTTGTATCTTTTGACGTTAAAAAGAACTGCCGTAAGAACATTTCATTCGCCAGCTATATAGGCGATGCTCACGAATAACAGCCGACctgtgcgaccttgcagaattacaGTCCAAACTTCAGGCACGCTGTTTGTTTCGAGTGGTTGCAATAAGGTTTTCTGTTGCCTGtaactaaaccacacacattaaAATGTGGCCCGCATATGACTCTCAAGTTTGCAACGTTGCCCACATACCAGGACACTGGCTCTGTTTTGAATGAAGTTTCCTTATGTACATTAATATCTATCACATTTAAACTAGTCCACTTCCGCCCCACTTCAGCGCTTCTAGGCCTTTCAAGTTTAATGGCCTTAAACAACACAGTTTCCACCCTAATCGTCAGATTTGGCTGTtgcttattaaggcgaaatccttataTTTCACTATCGTTCCAGAAGTAAAAACAGAGCTCAGATGTCGTCGTTTTGGCACGATTTCCGTAATCAAGCTCGAATCGGCACAAGTGTGCTAAAATCTTTCCGGAAAGATGACCAGACGCAAGGAGATTAGCGCAATGAGACTAGTTCGCAGGTGAGACTGTTTGAATGTCCACATATAAATTACGTTCTTCAAAACAGAGCCAGTCTCAAAACCTTTTGATCCTACCTCGTGTAACGCATTCGAGCCGTTGTCTAAGAAATCTTTAGCAAAGGCCGAACACCTTCCACACTATTTTGACTATGCCTGCTCATTTGCCATAATGTTCCCCCTGTTTTAACCAAATACGATCTCGATGGCTTCTGATTCACAAGGACAGAGGGCTTAGTTACGTGTCGTATTGAAACCACACATTTTGAAATTTGCCTAGACATCAGCCTTAACGTGCCCCCTATTTAAACTAAATATGCACAAATGACTCATTTACTTCACCAAGAACAATGCGGGGGTTTTGTAAAAGCctgtaaacattaaaaaaaatctggGGTACAGTAACTATTCGAAATGGTCGTGATTAACTGAGAAACGTTAAAGCTTTGCCACACTTTACACAGAAACTTTCCCCAGTGTGACGTATACAGTTCTTTCAGGACATTGGAAAATATACCGGACAACGATCACATAACGCATAAGAGAACAATATTAGGCTTCGTTCAAATGTTTATGAAAATTTCATCTATCTGGCATTACAATTCTATCTGCGCAGTGGCTAAATTCTGCGCCATTGGGTAAAACACATCTATACCGCTTCTAGGCATTTGAATACGTTATTTGCTGCAAGAAATGTAGTTAGTCCACAAAAGTACTTCCCCTATGCATTACTCATAAGATTCTACTTATACTCATATATTATAAAGGACAGCGCAAAAACTTACTGCATTCCTCCCATAACGCGcgacaatacgaaaaaaaaacgagtaaTTATTTGCACAGCTTATAATTAGGGCTGGAATGGTAAAGTTTGGCGACGCGTTATATATCCCGTGCGCGGCATGTTTACCAAATTCAAACTCGGTGTGACGTGGAGATCTCTCGAGACACTGGTCCACCTACCTGATAACGGCCGCATAACGTTCTCATGCACTTGCTTAAGGTTTTTGTGTGAAAACTATAATTTACTAAATCCCTTAAAACTTAACCACACATCACGCATAACATGCAGCCTATTTTATAAAAATATCAGCTTCGCGACAATTTCAGTTGTTTCAGAACATTGGCCCAACTTCCTGCGCGGTTCGTAAAATACGTTTGTAAAACTCTTTTACGCTTCCATTAGTGTTTTTCTGTGAGAACTATACACACTTGCAACTTTCAGTAGACGTAACCCATACCATGGCCCACTTTCGCAGCAAATAGATTACTGCTACCACGTTTGGTTCTTTCAAATGATGGGGGAAAGCTTGCAGTGTAACATCTTATAACACCTACAAGGGGGTAAAACAAGGGGGTAAAATATGAgtctttagttattttaatttATGCAGAAAACATAACCCACACATCTCAGAATGTTTCTGCTTGCTACCCTTAGCATTCTTCACTTTCTTCTCTAAATATATATTGAGTAAAACTGTTAGTTCTCCTAGGACATCGTGAAAACTCGCATAGAACGTTTTCGGGCGCTTTTAGCCACACTCCATCTTTTCCTGTACAATAACTGTAATACAAGGCTTGACACACATACGCAGACTGAATTCCCACAAAGAAAATCACGGGAGACTATCAGTTTTGCAAAGTGGTCAGCACAGTAAACACAGCATTTCATGGCCTCAGTTGTCCTTTTTAATGATAATAcaagtacattttctttcttctttctttgcaGGGGTCACCTTGCCTCTTCCTGGCCCTAGTCGTTGTCGTGTTCCCTGACGACATTTTCAGCGCTGGCATTTACTCCTATGTACCCACGGCCGTTAGCGTAGCTTCTGAGGAAGGCGAGGTCTCGCAATTTATTCCGGCAGTGCCGTTATCAAACATCAGGTTTCCTTGGTACCAGGTACCATACACAGCGGTTAAGCTAAACAATCTTGAGCCTACTGCAGACACGTTAAGCAATGGTGAAACAAGAACAATCGGGATAACAAAAATTGAACGAGGGCCTTCTGTAGTGAGCACGACAACTGCTCTCGTTTTTGGAGGCCCGGTGGCTACCAATCTCTCAGCAGATTCCCTTCCACCAGTGGCTTCGAGTCCGCATGTTACAAAAAGCACGCCTCGGCTTTCCTCAGGAAAAGGAAGCAATAAAGCGACCCTGACTACTACTAAGGTTCCGCATGTTACGTATACATCGACCAACACGGTATTTCAGATTCCAGACCAGCCACGGTATGGGTGGAAACTTCCGCCTTATATTCGTCCTCCTGCCTTTAGGAATGCCGTAGGAAACCTTGCCCCCATGAATTTGAGTCGAAATGCTACGAAAAGCACTGCTCAACTTTCATTAGGCGAGGGAAGCCAGAAAGCCACTCTAATTACAACCAACATTCCGTACATCATATCTACACCGGCAAACACGGTAATTCGTATTCCAGACCCGTCACGGTATGCACTGAAACCACCACCGCATGTTCCTCGTCCTACCTTTAGAAATACCGTGGATAGTACCCCAAAAAGTGAGAACACGTACTACACAGAAAACCTGATATTCGCAACTGGTCCCAGTGAATTTCATATTGAATCACCTTCGCCTATCGTGCCTAAACCCACAGTTTCTGCGTCTTCGACCATACATTCCTCCAAAAGTATTAAATATCCTGCGAAAAAGTTCCACAACACACATTCGGTTATCGTTTCGCCTGGCCCCGCTATAGTTCAAACCGCTCCACCTCCATCATTTTCATTTAGCCAACCTCTCTCGACACACAGAACTATGACACTGACAAAGAAGTCGACAAGTATATCAGAGAGCTCAGTTCAACCACCCGCCGCAGTTATGTTAAATGCCCCGACGATAGTAAATGTGGTCGTTCCGACACCAACAATGATCCCAAAAGCTCGCCCGAAACCTTATACATCCCCTCCCAAACAGGCTCGCCAAGATTCCATTCCTTCGCCGCTTGTGATCGTCCCGCCAGCGCCCACCGTACTCGTAAAGTCTCCCGCCGCACACCCATCCACGACACTGTTAGCGACGCGACCGACTACTGTGAGTCCAGCGAAACAAGTGGCGAAGGAGAAAATCTCTAAGAAACCTCCCTTACCGGCAGGCAGAATCACCAGGCCTCCAATTGTCCTTCAAGCACCACCACCCCCAACAAAACGCAATGGAAGTACAACCATAAAAAATTTTACCCAAACTACGGTTACAAATTCGACATTAATTGTCTCTCAGAATGAAACTTCTCGTCGGCATGATCACCACTCCGTCGCGCCTAAGCTTGTTCTCACTACTCGCACTCCAACTTCGCACAAGAAACCGACCCCAGCGTCTGTGGCGGCTAACTCGAAGCTCCATTACAGACGAATTGTGAAGAAGGTTATTCAGAGCGCTGTTGGAGTAGTTAAACGTCCACCTGGCGTGAATGTTTCACTGTCTCCCGGGGAACAGGCTAATCTGGTGAAATCATCTATAACGACCCATCCCTCTCCCGTAATCTTAAAGTTTCCGGGCAACAAGACAACTTCGCCCAGCGTCGTGGTTGCTCGACATCCCACAATTGTCGGAGCCGTTCCTACTGCGCCGACGAAAAGTACGACGGCTCCACAGATCGTTAAAACAAAGTCGACAGCCAAACCTACTACTTCTCCTCCTACTTCAGGAAGCAAATCGGCCACAGCCGCTCTCGAAGTCAACAAACGACATGTCGTCGTGGCCAACACAAGTACTAGCACTGTGACCGAGTTGAAGAAACCGGTGAGTACATGCTAGCGTTTTGTGACCGGACTTAatctggcaaatcagttctgcggaaatccgCAAATAAAATGAAGGTTGATGAAAGCAAACATTTACATCCACCCGTACCTTGCACGAAGCTACGAAGGAAAACCCCACGGTTTTCTCATAATAAAAACTTCGTAGTTGAAGAATTATTCGACCTGGTCCGGGATTCCACCCGGCGACCTTTCCGGGGTGGTCGCTTAACCAACTGAGCTAACCAggatttcctttgtagcttcgagATACATACCAGTGAAGGTCAATTTTTCCTTCCACAACTTAAGCTGCGCTGTTAACAAGCGCAAAATGCACGCGTCTGCGAGAAAGTCCGCGATAGCCAGATATCTAGATATCCGGAAGATGGAACCCCGCACTGTTATTCTTTCTTGTTATTCTTATCGACTGATATGTATATACAACGGGGAAGGCAGAATGgaataaagggacactaaagcgaaATATTATGCCAAGTTAGATCGGCAAAATATTCGACTGGAAATCTCTCAATCGGTTTCAGCGTGCCAATATATGAACTTGTTAGGTAAAACACGTTCACAAAATTTCCGCAGTTGGACCTCACTTTGAACGACCCGCGACGAAACGTGCGAGCTCACATAATCCCACGGGAGCTCCCTTTCCaccactgtatgtttatcgggcACTGTTGGCGTCAGATGAGAGGTACCAAAATCGTAGATAGGAGGGTCTACTCCGAGATTtaattttcgtcattttctcgcttgcaaAACCTCCGTTCTCAACAAATTACGATTTCGCTAATAATTAAGCCTTACCTTTAGATCTAGCCCTACTAAATACTTCCCTTTATAGTGTCTCTTTAAATAAGTTACGCTAAAGAAGGCGTGCCTGCTGCATTGTTCTTCTATTAAAGTGTTTGGAAGGGTGATTTTTAGCTGGGAAAAAGCAATGGAATATGCGCATCACCCAGAGCTCTTTAGGGACTCTAATTAAAGTATACAAGGCGCCGTCAACTCATGGCTTTGACCATTTATCCTGCGCAGTCTAACCTTCCTCTGACACTGAAAGATTCAGTATACAAGTATTGATATGAGTACACATGAAATGATTTTCCTTTGTTTTACCTTAAGTTACGGCGCTACATCTTTCGAAGAGTAATTCAGGACGGACAAACAGTTGCATTAGAGTTTGAAGATATTGCAGCATTCGCTAAGAATACAATGAATTAATGATGTTCACGCAATTACCTGCAGCGCATAGAGCTACCACTGTGCTTTCAGCTAACGCGGCCGCAGCCTTCGCAATTATTGAACTATTGGTTTTTACTACTCGCAGGGTATCTACAAGTTAGCAGCAGCGTTGACATCATCAGCCGTAGCAAATGCGATGAAAGCGGCCGGACCCATTACCGGAGAAGCGCGGGGCCCACTGGTTGGGGGAAGCGGTACGGAGATCATTGCGCAGCCGATCGTGGTGTTAGAGAATTCTACAATGCAGCGTCCGCCACCTGTCATACTTTTTTAATGCCCCTCAAAACTTTCTCTTCGCGCCAGGTACCACGATCGCACGCAACGTTACCCGCCAGCTGAGCACCTTTGTAGGACGATAAAAATTGTGAGTACATTTCTTCGCAGATTAATTTAACATGCGCTTGTTGATCACTGTCGCGAACGTTCGTTCCGTAGAAAACACTTACCTCAATTATGTATCTTAATTTCCCAAAGGTAATAGCTGGCCGCTGATTTCTAAACATTATATTATAACCTTCCATCAAGATGGTTTTTGTATGGGTTTCTCTTAATTCGTCTTTCTGCCTTCCAAGTGGCTTTCTGATCTCTAAATTGATTTTAAAAACAAAACTCATAGTGGTGCAAATACATGACTTTAGcgatgttattattattattattatttttattgctgCCGTATCTGTGTGAAAGAAAAATTAGATGCGAAGGGTGGGGAAGTTATACCGAAGATAGACACCCTGTCTTCCATGTTACCCTGGAGGGTAACatggtaaggggagacagaatgaaaagaagaaaagggaGATGCACAAAGACAGAAACAATATACGCATGcacgcataaaaaaaagaagccgcgGAGTTTCTGGGTCCTTGACCAACTTGCTTGATGGTGAAATTTCAACATAGCCTGCATCGGCCTTCTGATGTGATGACCGCATAAGCCGGCATTCCAAGATCGTCTGCTGTTTTGATTCCTTGGAACTGTGAAACGATAAAGTGCAACAAATGATGTCATCAGAACGTCTGAAGCCAAAatcacgaagatcagacaaaccCTGGTATTAATCCTTATTCCGAACGAACGTAGCATCGCATTTCCAGCTAGTAAAATGTGTACAAAACTACGGTTGCAACGCTGATGCAAGTGCACTTTGTCATACTCCTGCCTAGCCAACCGACGGTCCTATTCTACTGCACCTACCCTAAGCGAGATTTATGTGATCCCTAAGCATTAGCGTaaaagcgaaaaaaataaaatgcctACGCAATAAAGGTTCCCTCCCTCAGGGCTCCCTAAACAGGCATATTTTTCCTTAAACAAGCGTACCTACACAGGCCTGCTGATACTTTCAAGAAGCGTGCTCCTTCAGGTTGAAATAGTGCATATCGCTGCTCTAGGTTTTCACAAGCTTCTGCTGAATTTGTCTATTGTATTCAAACAGTATAGGCGGTTCTTTATCATGATAACATTGGAGAGTTTACACGTGTAGAGGAGCCGGGTGTTCATTTATCATAACTACTTGCCACAGGAACTCTCCCAAGGGAACGAAACAAGTGATAGAgttaagtattttttttctttctctttacaGCAGCAGAACTGCCTACGAAGATGCACGTTCTTCAGCGCCACCAACAAAATAAAGATACAACAAAAGAAAGAGAAGCTTTGTAATTCAATGATTATCGTatataaagcttttttttttgcaacgagCCCCTTGTGTTTACATTTACGCTTTCCTGATACTGTGAAAAACATTCTGTGTGATTTGCATATCTTTGTATTACGCCTTGC contains the following coding sequences:
- the LOC119445871 gene encoding uncharacterized protein LOC119445871; protein product: MGSPCLFLALVVVVFPDDIFSAGIYSYVPTAVSVASEEGEVSQFIPAVPLSNIRFPWYQVPYTAVKLNNLEPTADTLSNGETRTIGITKIERGPSVVSTTTALVFGGPVATNLSADSLPPVASSPHVTKSTPRLSSGKGSNKATLTTTKVPHVTYTSTNTVFQIPDQPRYGWKLPPYIRPPAFRNAVGNLAPMNLSRNATKSTAQLSLGEGSQKATLITTNIPYIISTPANTVIRIPDPSRYALKPPPHVPRPTFRNTVDSTPKSENTYYTENLIFATGPSEFHIESPSPIVPKPTVSASSTIHSSKSIKYPAKKFHNTHSVIVSPGPAIVQTAPPPSFSFSQPLSTHRTMTLTKKSTSISESSVQPPAAVMLNAPTIVNVVVPTPTMIPKARPKPYTSPPKQARQDSIPSPLVIVPPAPTVLVKSPAAHPSTTLLATRPTTVSPAKQVAKEKISKKPPLPAGRITRPPIVLQAPPPPTKRNGSTTIKNFTQTTVTNSTLIVSQNETSRRHDHHSVAPKLVLTTRTPTSHKKPTPASVAANSKLHYRRIVKKVIQSAVGVVKRPPGVNVSLSPGEQANLVKSSITTHPSPVILKFPGNKTTSPSVVVARHPTIVGAVPTAPTKSTTAPQIVKTKSTAKPTTSPPTSGSKSATAALEVNKRHVVVANTSTSTVTELKKPGIYKLAAALTSSAVANAMKAAGPITGEARGPLVGGSGTTIARNVTRQLSTFVGR